The following nucleotide sequence is from Glycine max cultivar Williams 82 chromosome 9, Glycine_max_v4.0, whole genome shotgun sequence.
CGTGTtcttttgaaatgaaaaatgaagaaCACGAAGATgggtagagagaggaaaaaaaaaacaaaacaaaaaaggtgGTTATGAAATTACAGTTTTTTGGCTTGCTCGAGAGAACGGGCATGGCCGAAGTGAAAGAGATCATAAATCCCATCAGCATAGACTCGAACAGGAGGAGTTGGAGTTTCCTTGGTTTCCCCAACTTGGCACTCTTCTTGTTCTTCCATCACACTCtgttctgtgtgtgtgtgtttgagattgagagagagagagagacagagagaagTGAAGGAATGAAGAAAAGTGTGTGTGAGTGAGGTTTAAGATCTGGCCACGATCTTCCCAAACCATTTTTGTCTGGACCCACCTCAGACCCGCCCAACCAGATGATAGCTGAAACGGATGGAAATTAATGAAATGGCCCTAAAATTAAAGGGAGTTATAATGTTCCTTTAGCTTTAGGGAAAAAAAAGCAAGAAATGTCATTTAAGGACAAATCACTTATGGCTTTTGTTCAAGAGGTTGAACTCATCtaacaacatatatattttttataagtacaATTAAGAATTCAACTCATAATTACATGTTAAAAGATAAGTTTATCTATTCAACTATATCACATCATCTTTGTCTGTTCTTTCTTGCTTGTCTTCTAAAGTTTTTGAGTAAAaatcaagaaatgaatcaagaaatattgtattttgcagtaaaaaagaaatattatattttggaattttttttctataattatgtatgctttgtatttaataataattttagagaaatcaaaatttattaattgaaaattgaaaaaaaaacaagtgaaaaagaaatataaataaaagaatgtaGTAAAAGTAGATAATTATTATAGACTAACTGACTAAAAGGCGAGAGTGTAACTCATGAAAAATATGGGAAGAAGgttgtgttttcatttttcttttctgtaaaaaaaagaaaacaaatgaaaaacacaAAGTCATCCAACATAAGCACAGTGCATGTGTATGTGTTGCACAGATAAAAACCACCGAATGTAACTACCATAACATACCGTAATCCACCACACTATCAATCTGGTATTTTTTAATGGAAGTAAAGCTAATTAGTATAATCAGTAAATAAAATCACAGTTCAAAATTCAgaccatttttatgttttttctttaaagcatactatttttatgttgattcgCTTTATTGTAATGtttgaaaaatcatttattataatagatttttaaaaagtatcaGACTGGTTCTGTGTTTTTCAACGATTCAGATAACAATTTGTTTTATCTTATGGTTTgaatttctttctattttgtctctttttttttcttttgccaaTTTTCCNNNNNNNNNNNNNNNNNNNNNNNNNNNNNNNNNNNNNNNNNNNNNNNNNNNNNNNNNNNNNNNNNNNNNNNNNNNNNNNNNNNNNNNNNNNNNNNNNNNNNNNNNNNNNNNNNNNNNNNNNNNNNNNNNNNNNNNNNNNNNNNNNNNNNNNNNNNNNNNNNNNNNNNNNNNNNNNNNNNNNNNNNNNNNNNNNNNNNNNNNNNNNNNNNNNNNNNNNNNNNNNNNNNNNNNNNNNNNNNNNNNNNNNNNNNNNNNNNNNNNNNNNNNNNNNNNNNNNNNNNNNNNNNNNNNNNNNNNNNNNNNNNNNNNNNNNNNNNNNNNNNNNNNNNNNNNNNNNNNNNNNNNNNNNNNNNNNNNNNNNNNNNNNNNNNNNNNNNNNNNNNNNNNNNNNNNNNNNNNNNNNNNNNNNNNNNNNNNNNNNNNNNNNNNNNNNNNNNNNNNNNNNNNNNNNNNNNNNNNNNNNNNNNNNNNNNNNNNNNNNNNNNNNNNNNNNNNNNNNNNNNNNNNNNNNNNNNNNNNNNNNNNNNNNNNNNNNNNNNNNNNNNNNNNNNNNNNNNNNNNNNNNNNNNNNNNNNNNNNNNNNNNNNNNNNNNNNNNNNNNNNNNNNNNNNNNNNNNNNNNNNNNNNNNNNNNNNNNNNNNNNNNNNNNNNNNNNNNNNNNNNNNNNNNNNNNNNNNNNNNNNNNNNNNNNNNNNNNNNNNNNNNNNNNNNNNNNNNNNNNNNNNNNNNNNNNNNNNNNNNNNNNNNNNNNNNNNNNNNNNNNNNNNNNNNNNNNNNNNNNNNNNNNNNNNNNNNNNNNNNNNNNNNNNNNNNNNNNNNNNNNNNNNNNNNNNNNNNNNNNNNNNNNNNNNNNNNNNNNNNNNNNNNNNNNNNNNNNNNNNNNNNNNNNNNNNNNNNNNNNNNNNNNNNNNNNNNNNNNNNNNNNNNNNNNNNNNNNNNNNNNNNNNNNNNNNNNNNNNNNNNNNNNNCTTCATTATAAAGCTGAAGGATGAGGatgaaatttttcaaaatgtagAAGCAACCTGCCAGCCATGCTGACGATCCCAGTGCAAGGCAAACCGCCAATGGGAGTGACGATTTGGCCTGCACCCTGCGCGTCTGCTTCCTTCTGCACTGCCATGCCTGCTCTCGCAGGGCTAGGCATGCACCCTCTAGCCATTGgaactcgccagtttgactggcggttcCCTACACGTTGTGTATATCGCTAGTACAAATGGCGATTTGTGCCTTGCATGGACATATCGCCACTGGCAGTGGCGAGTCCTTCACTGAGACCAAACTCGCCATTGGCAATGGCGGTTTGGCTGCATGCCCCATGCATTTCACGTTAAAAACTTCCCCCTGCCGgaaataataacaaaacaatCCCATCTGgagaaatactttttaaaagaaCCCGAGATGGGGAAATTTGTCGCAAGCAacattcaaaatattgaatggtATAGATTATGAGTCTAGAATGTTACtttgtcttttcttttcttttcttttttcttataataaaccAACTTAGGCCACCAGAGTACACAATCTACATGATAATTGAATAAGTATTCTCCAAAATACtctttttaatcataattaagaTAGAAAACAAAAGGGCTAACGAACAAAACGAGGCCTATATATAATAGCCTATAGCATCTTCCACGAGATGTAGTCTAGAATGGTCCAAGTGAAAGATCCGAGCAACCTAAATTAGCTACCTAATTAACACATCTGTTGGCTTCAGAATAGACATGAATGACAACGGTCTTACAATTAGGGAGGTAGATAAGATATGAGGATGTCAGAGTCAAGATAAGGTAGAATGGGTGACATGGAGGGAAATCCCAAGTTAATAGTTGAATGTTGGCATGGGTATTCTTAATAGGAATTTATCTACCGACTTcaatagtattaaatattaaaacctcaaattaaaaaattgtatagttAGAGAAAGATGACACCCATTTCTTTATTGAGTTACTAACAAAAGTAGCCGGCTTTTTTGAATGTGACGTCATCTTtcatgtaatttatatttatatacctATAAAAACTATTAAGCACCTTATCATGTGTCGACGGTTGAATGTTAGATActaaaaattagattttttttctcactcttttttttataaaatttctcaCTTTAAAGCGGATATTCTCTTTCAAAGTTGGAATGGGTACTTCTGGATTTAGGATGCGGAAGGCACTAATGAatgcttcaattttttattcaacGTCCAATAAAAATGTAATACGTGATGATTAACGTAAGTAATTAATAGTTAACGTTTAATTTTTGGATTGAGACTAAATGTGACACTCATTATCCCagcatacatatttatataatatcatacattaaaatgtagaattaattaaaatgattttattcaataaatataaagGAACTCACGTGTATAAAAAATTCACATTTGcattaatcatcaaattaaaaacttatcaaataagagtataaaaacatttttggcccaaaacaaggtcatccaatttttttacaaaaggaaaCAAGTTATGCAGCGGAATAACATAAAGTAACATGTTCAAAACATTATACAAATAATACAGAAACCAATTTCCAATGTTGCATTCTATCAAAGCATTGTGTTTCAACATCCTTTAGCATGAGGTTTTTCATAGTCGTCCACTTAACTATCTACTCCtacgaacacaaagttcgagatcatcacaggatccaaacacaaacagcacaCAAGAAgtaagttatcacattcctaactaatagagagaaacataACAACATAGATatgcatatcatataaatgaaatacaacttacttaaacacaaTTCACGTCATTCCATCACTTATCGTGTGACATCACATCTCAACACTACACATCTCAcatattttcacatcattcacgtactcaaggatcaaaacacaacatcactcaaccaatcaatatcgatcaatacacaagcgttatgcaacaaatatactaagactcaatcttatatgcaatgtggtaccatgttagtgaaaaacttcgTCAAGTGCCCATGAGTACATGATAAAGCAGATCACACGCTGGTAAGTTAGGTCACTCTcattaggtaaaatcatagggagacaaGTCTTTGAGAAtgttccaaccatatgggatcggTACAAGCTTAAAGGAACATTCAAATCGGGTGTATTTACCCGaaggcctagactccaaagAGTTCATCAGGGTCTCTCCTTCCTGATTTAGGTCCAATCccgaaaatattttagcacacagactatctataaactgtacaaaacacatgactcctTAATTGttgtcaaaataattttaacttgtcgcatctcaaagtgattaaactcgtcaggttcccacagtggatcacATCACAATACTTGTCGCGCATTAACCCGTTGACCTTAAAGagtcttacagttgtgtgattatacggttcatagctcacaactcaatgcacaatAATAtgtcaatacacatgtatctcacaattcatgacatattcaatttatcacttacacacaatctcaatcacaatttcatgatccatcccaatataacaatttatcacacTAATCTAATGAATCTTGTCCAAAACACAAAcgaattatataaaaatgtttctcacaacatggggagtaaaatctttaaacaatttcacataatcatatcaaaattaaaggAACAAAATCGTaggttcaaaaacaaaaaatcaccaagagcactcaattttatcaaccaattcgcattaggacatcaattgacccgtcaaacacaacaatctcgtaattataatcgtaaaggaagaattacaatatagtaaacatcccaaaataaactccAATTTGATCCCTTAAGGATCTCTACACATGTTTATTCTAACCCCAACTGCAATAAACTTATTTCTTACCTCTAAGTGAGCTCATGTGTGTAGTTCAGCATGATAGCAGTGTCTTTAgcagttccctaagattcctcaagcttttcctctggtTGTTATGTTAGGATttccaagcattagagagaaggaTAAGAGATTGGAGCCTCCGTTTCACTGTCTTCGTACAAGAGACATTGCTCTCACCATAGACATTATTACGTAAATTCCAACTGTGGGATGTGCGAAAATGAGTTTCAAATCTGGTGTTTGAATTTCACAACGATCTAACAGTTAACAAATtcgagatcatagttttactatgACAGGTTTGGGTGTATGCGGGAAAATAGGAGCTCCGTACGAAGGACATTTCTTTTACCACAGACATTATTTCGTCAAATCCCAATGGTGGGAATGTGAGAAAATGAGTTCAAAACATGGTGTTCAATTTTCACGacgaagatccaacggttaaaggTTTTAGGATTGTAGTTTGAGTGTatgcgagaaaaaaaaaatttggaagagaaaagggaaaacgaatttgagaggaagagatAGCATAGAGatgtatcataaatataaatgtaaaacttatttaatatttctctAGTTAAGATactctcagcctattatttactttattctttattttattattttacaaaaggaactttattttattccatatcaaatgaataaataaaacatcttttttattttctaaaaacatatttttattttatttaccttaaaaaaatcattattttaattaataaaactatttcttcttatttatttaatttacaaaaatctcattattttcctaaatctctatttattgttaaataaaatcctttttaatttatttttcaaaaaaattgggTGTTATACTAAATAACAAGATtgcaaaaaaaatggaagactCAATTGGTAAATTAAATTACAGGGGGACCCAATTTGTGAGCTGAGATAAATAAAGGGACTAAATTTGTAATTAAGccaaatgtttttaatatttgcaTGTATCTATGAGTATTTGTGGatatttactaaaaatatatataaataaccataacatatatttaaaaatagtttaactataatttttatttattcatgtaatttttaataaaaataaataaattttaaaattaaaattattcaaatattttgcaCAATTATACCTACAGAGTGtcattgaaaaaaatacattttctttttcttgttttttttttctcatttctatttaatcttattttgtaGAAaagttgtacttttttttttatctagatCATATGTATTCTTCACTAGAAGTAATCCTATTCAAGTTGGACTAAGTATCAAAAGTAACCAATCGAGTTTACTCACCATGagttattcagaagatgagtgAGTCCAACCAAAGTCATTTGACgagagtaaaaaaatatacaaccgGACTCAACTCACCACATGTTGGTGGTTAAGCATATTTACTCACCAGTTGACtcaccaaattaaaaataaaaaataaaataaataatacaagaaCTATAtagaaaagtataaattttaaaaattcaacaaCATATTAATTCATTGTAACAAAAAcagaggaaaagaaaatgaaataaaaatggaaaaattattaggaaaaagggtaaattaaaaaaaaaagtagttgaGACAAGCTAATCCGACTTACCTAGTTGATCCACCTCAATTCATGACTAAATAAACCAACATTTTTATACACAACTTGAAAAATGCTAGTAATACTCTCTTtgacactttttttatatacatattttctctgttattgattgaaatgattgaaaatcactcATTTTTGTAAAACTCATCATTTGAATCAAAAGAGAGAATCATCAAAAGAGAAATAGGACTATCtaaaattgatgattttcaCTATATTTCAACCAATCACATAGAGTATTAGACAAAGAGTTTTAGAGTGTTACTAGCATTTCTAACAACTTTTTTCAGCAAGAACCGTTTTGGGACCAAACCACTTTATAAAAATGATTCGCTTTGAACTTGAAGTGGTTCAATTTGTTTATTAGAATAACCGTTTTTTGAACGGCTCTAATACTGCAACTATAAGATGACAAACATTTATAGTTCATGTGTGAACAATGTTAATTCGAGAATCTTTTATGGTTCATTTGTAAACAGAAAATGAATTCATCCTAAAAGCTCTTTAGTCATATAATATAGGCTTGCACTTTATAACTTGACAGTACTGATCGGTTCCTTTGATGTAGAAGCAAGTGTGAAAAACAGAGATTATCGCTAAATTTGCATCTAATAAAAGCTTGAGATTTGAGTAATTGGctgcataaaaaaacaaaaatcgaCATATTGAAAAGcttaaaatataagataacaatgacaaaaaaataaaataaaaggtaacTGTTGTTTCTAGAAAATTCATGAGGAAGGTAcaagaaaaaatacattttgacACTGCATACAAATGGTTCAGTTAACGGAAAAGTCATGGAAATGTaatcaatcaaatttgaaattaaagaaaTGCTGCTGTCTTAGTATCACACACAGAGAAAATCATAATTTGTATGGTCGCAAAgaaaagtttttgacttaggaaTTAACATTAAAAGTTCCAGGATCAACTACAGTAACATAAATTTGTAGAGAGTGAAAATGCATGCCTCCCTCTCTAAACAGCCCCAGTCATGCATTTGTGTGAGTTAGCAGAAATTTCCTGGCAGAAGCATTATAACAAAAATGATTAGTCCAAACGGGCAAAGAATGGACAAAGCTACACTCAACTTCACTCAGAAGCGTGAATTTCAAATCATGAAGCTTAGTGGATCAAAAAAGTGGTATGTGACATGTACTATTGACCAAGGGCATACAACAAGTTACAAGCCTAATTTACACTCCAATTGTGAATGCATAAGActaaaaatgcatatataattgaATCAAGAGTAGCACATTGGCAACTTAGTAAGGACACTTAAGTTGGATGCTTTAAGGGGAAAAGATTAATAAAGCATGCGGCACACATCAAAAGCCATATAGCAATGCCTCATGCATTAAACCAGCAAGGAAATAACCACTAATTCAGCAGATCCCCACAACAAAAATGCATTTTAGTTTACAACAAGTACTCGTGGGGCTTAGCTTTATTCCAACTCGTATTTTATTTGGGACTTCTGAATTACTACTACAAAAAGTAAATGACAGAACTAGAAGTCTGTAGACACACATCTGATAGATATAGAACAGAAAAGATGTAATAGGCTCATAAAACTTGAAATAGAAAATGACATTGACTTTAAGATTTAAGCCAACCTATCACATGAAGTTTTATTGTCCAAGAGCATGATTCCTGTAGCAAGCGCAGGCGATATAGTGGAGCTCCATATGTCACCTGCAGTTTTTTACAAGCATTCAAGGCTGATCAGGTGAAATGCAAAGACACAATCTATTCATTAGAGAGTAAATCTGAAAGCAGATGGATGCTTAAAAAAAAGAGGTGCAATTACCAGGACATAAACTCCTTTATCCTTGAGGACCCTATAGTGTGTCATCAACTGCTTCAATAATGGTGAACagatcaagaataaaaaaaatccaaaataaaacagAAGCTGTAGAAGAATTATAGACTTTTGTTCATGGTTTTATTCTACCTCCAAATCTCCTCAAGCATTTTGGTAGCATTCTGCCTTGAATTATTTCCACActacaaacaaaaacatgcacCAAGCAAACTATATTAAATAAGACTTGTCAAACATACGAGCATTTCAATGAGCATTACCATCGCTACACTCACCAAGATAGAGTCAAGAGTCCCtgaaaaacacaatcaaacagtCAGCACAATCCATTGTCCAATAGGcactaattataataaaacagatgaaaagattaaattaaaaaagtaagcaCACCTTTGTCAATAACAGCACCAAAAGACCCTGATTGAAAATCACTCATATCTCTGACGTCCATTTTCATAACTGCCCAATAATTAAGGACGGTTCACCCTCAACATTGTAATTATCATCTCGAAGTTAAAATGTTCTATATTTCTaagatgaatttaattaaaatatacgaAAAATTGTTATCCCATCACAGATTACCACTAATGATAAGTTTGTCGAAAGTCGTCACATTTCACAAGGATGATTTCGGATTAGTTGATaatgtaattttgttttacagACACTGCATAACATTATAACAATTAAACTCATTTATAATTCCATAACATGGAATAGGCACAGATAAATCACAAAGCAAGGATACATTTCAATTGGGGACAATCTTGGTGTTTGGTTTTCATAGCTTCAATAACAACCGAAGATATATCAATGTTGACAACATCCGTGTAACCGCCATCAACCACCATGCCTTCGCTGAAAGCTGCAAACACCCAGAACATAAAAATCTAATCTTTATCCAATCCAAACAAAAGGGTGGGTAGGCATCCTTTAACGAGatctgaagaaaaaaacaaaacaaaaacagaaaaaagaaaaagatgggtATGAATGGAGTGAAGAAAAACGTGCCTGAGTTGCCACAACCAACTACGAGAACAGGGTGGCTAGGAGGAACATAAAGGTTGATGATTGGAGCCAAAGTGAGGTACTTTTGGTACCAATCAAAGGGACCAGGTTCGTTGGAGTAGCGGTTGTCCCAGTACCATGGTTCACCGTAGGCTTGGGTACTCGTTGTCATCACtattcactcactcactcactctttTGTTGTTGAATTGAATCGAATCTTCTTATTATCTAATGAATGATGACTGCCTTATGAGGGAAGATGTTGCAGTCAcgagtttgtttttgtttcgaCGAATCTCGAAAGGGAAATTAtgagagaagaaaatcaagaaATGAAAGCAACATTTAGTTGCATGACGTGGCATGCCACATTCTGGTGAGTGATTCTTTTATGTTGTTGTCGAACACTATACTTACCTTCTCTTACAGACtacttaaataatttcattggaaaagaaaataatatttatagaattataaaattaacgATCTCACTGATCaatgtctttaaaaaaattattattacaaagataatagaaaaacataaaaaaaattataaatgatataattgtgtacatttcaataataaaaaaattattattttagtgcaTTAACTAGTGCtttaacattttccttttatgtattattagtataaaatattatattttaaaataattgtttgtataaattttaaaatgatagttattataaaaaattacaaatatattattttcttacaaGGATTAAATATATCATGTTAGGAATAgcaatttgtaattaaataatgatgataatatattattttatattgcaagtttgtaaattattttttgttttaaatttagttaCATTTAGTGcttcaatttattaatttacaactatttttttccaataatttacaactctttaatttttatatttatcaactGCATAATAAATTTAGTATGTTAATTTGATTACCTCCGTGTTAAAAGAACTTACTCGCAATAAAGTCCATAAATTTAGAGACTAAATTATATTCCTACAAGTTTTAAGAACCAAATCAAcatgtataattatattttcttggtATCTTAttactttctttattcaaaacGCATTTATCTAATTcactaaaattaaagaaagtaactaatttagttgataataataaacttattttaaatttatataaaaaaataaatttattattattaataatatttctctttttttaatagtttgttaatatttttattttaaggaggagtatttttaatttaaaaataaatgattctaggaatatgttttttttcattgtatgtgtcaataaaaataatgtaatttacATGCACTTTTTATACCTATCACTTTATGTATGCATCactttaatcatttaattataataaattcccCCCAAACTTTGGTAATCTTGCACTGTGATATGGACGCTCCTGATGTAAAATGCGAAGTAAAGCATAGATTATTTCATAATAATCATTACTATCGAAAtagttattttgattaaaatttggtTCATTTCAcaccatatttaatttttattggttaacagATTTAGCTTAAGATCATTATTAAAGTGCTCTTTTTATCGATTTAATCATCTAgtagttaattattaaaataatttatttttttaatgttcaaCGTTATATCGGATTTGAACTTGTTCTCTTATGAAATTGTTTTACTATAATTATCATACGGGCCATGAATgtgaattattaaaatattttatagtcaaaagaaataattaattttgagagTAATAACAATTTACTATAATATTGTAATGATATTTTCCATTAAGAAGGTttaatatagtaaataaataactgagttatttaaatatataattaggagtttgatttttaattataccaATGGAGAAGATTTTATTGAGACATTTCAAGGAAATTAATCTATACCAATATATGAAATTGAGAATAAGAATTAAAGAAGAAGGGTTGCCGCACAGGGAGACGATTATGCTGCagaattgatatatttttatttttttttggttattgcGGATGCATAAGTACATTATACAATTCTAagaaattaacttttattttcatttctttatttcaaatttttttagacatctttctatattttattttccgtattaaataccattttaattaatttagcaAGTTTTTTATGGGATATGCAGTTGGTtggaaattattattgttaacaaGGAGACAATTTATAAAAAGGGAaggaaaagaatattttttttcaaattcaagattactaggactttttttgtaacaattaattatttttatttttagttatattattcggtttgtttttaattttttcatttaaagtgtgtgattcattgaataaaattcaaaaattataattaaaaattactataatatattgttttttgaTGTAATAATATAGTAGAAATGTGAACGTATAGGCGTTA
It contains:
- the LOC100788922 gene encoding uncharacterized protein LOC100788922 isoform 1 (isoform 1 is encoded by transcript variant 1) — protein: MTTSTQAYGEPWYWDNRYSNEPGPFDWYQKYLTLAPIINLYVPPSHPVLVVGCGNSAFSEGMVVDGGYTDVVNIDISSVVIEAMKTKHQDCPQLKFMKMDVRDMSDFQSGSFGAVIDKGTLDSILCGNNSRQNATKMLEEIWRVLKDKGVYVLVTYGAPLYRLRLLQESCSWTIKLHVIGNFC
- the LOC100788922 gene encoding uncharacterized protein LOC100788922 isoform 3 (isoform 3 is encoded by transcript variant 3) is translated as MTTSTQAYGEPWYWDNRYSNEPGPFDWYQKYLTLAPIINLYVPPSHPVLVVGCGNSAFSEGMVVDGGYTDVVNIDISSVVIEAMKTKHQDCPQLKFMKMDVRDMSDFQSGSFGAVIDKGTLDSILCGNNSRQNATKMLEEIWRVLKDKGVYVLVTYGAPLYRLRLLQESCSWTIKLHVIGWLKS
- the LOC100788922 gene encoding uncharacterized protein LOC100788922 isoform 2 (isoform 2 is encoded by transcript variant 2), with the translated sequence MTTSTQAYGEPWYWDNRYSNEPGPFDWYQKYLTLAPIINLYVPPSHPVLVVGCGNSAFSEGMVVDGGYTDVVNIDISSVVIEAMKTKHQDCPQLKFMKMDVRDMSDFQSGSFGAVIDKGTLDSILCGNNSRQNATKMLEEIWS